A DNA window from Maribellus comscasis contains the following coding sequences:
- a CDS encoding TonB-dependent receptor, whose protein sequence is MKNCFLFISATILACFIVIPSYSQQLYTIRGNVFNEENNEPVINANIVVVKTKIGTSTNEGGDFELSLRSGEYKIKITSVGFSTKEIKINIPLENNELVEIGLQPKKQEIESVDVYGNFILQERDTAINMVPLSVLPAITKVSAVDIEKQGAVTLTDALKYVPGGWTETRGRKSKQFFSVRGQKYPYPDYSIDGVWQKEFEETAYALSAFDIESVEIIRSSNALVKGLSGLTGVIEVKTRKPKRETASLLTKYGESNNYVANLQYGNKINDISFNTALAFFGTTGIPDRGGKERVTNFHGNMNWEISRRMTLVTGVTAITGMREFIGIIEPGSPKILNREEKFDPLHTWITYAKLNYRGNKGTQTELQTNFSFRDANYENYNIQQETTTTHHDKDWEYGFNLLHSRFIGHSNTFSIGTLYSHWVAPDGKRYYAGRRCDVNTWSGVIADEQKFGRILLDAGFRLIGGYINEWGGFGIEGSAAGFQDVPSITNESAPIEWQSAFGLNVVQSPVSSIHYNFSGGTVAPRKGSVTAQGTTPQNEGRMQHNLGLRIKSQNIEEITISTFFTQRKNALDLSGETAFSENDIIVELYENKDKRSYGIELAAQMNIPIIHSSVFGNTTFMKNEKVSDNKMVDDKKLPNVILNGGFMYEHSGVDANLFIHYTGPYFNNRFVDPKWTNENGDYPLGDFVKVDFNCGYTFSGKIKTRIFMEVKNLLNKKYETVAGYPDQGRLFLMGVKLDY, encoded by the coding sequence ATGAAAAATTGTTTTTTATTTATTTCAGCAACGATTCTTGCCTGTTTTATTGTCATTCCTTCATATTCGCAACAGCTTTACACTATTCGGGGAAATGTATTTAACGAAGAAAACAATGAACCCGTAATAAATGCAAACATTGTAGTGGTAAAAACCAAAATTGGAACCAGCACCAACGAGGGTGGTGATTTTGAATTGAGTCTTCGTTCAGGTGAGTATAAAATCAAGATTACTTCGGTCGGATTTTCAACTAAAGAAATAAAAATAAACATTCCTTTGGAGAACAATGAACTTGTTGAAATAGGACTTCAACCAAAAAAACAGGAGATTGAAAGTGTGGACGTTTATGGTAATTTTATTTTGCAGGAAAGGGACACCGCCATTAATATGGTTCCTTTGTCGGTATTGCCTGCTATTACAAAGGTTAGTGCAGTAGATATAGAAAAACAGGGAGCTGTAACACTCACCGATGCCCTCAAATATGTACCGGGTGGATGGACGGAAACCCGGGGGCGTAAATCAAAACAATTTTTTTCTGTGAGAGGGCAAAAATATCCCTACCCCGATTATTCCATCGACGGAGTTTGGCAAAAAGAATTTGAAGAAACGGCATATGCTCTCTCTGCTTTCGATATTGAATCGGTTGAGATTATAAGATCGAGCAATGCATTGGTAAAAGGCTTGTCGGGATTGACTGGTGTTATTGAAGTGAAAACAAGAAAGCCAAAACGTGAAACGGCATCTCTTTTAACAAAATACGGAGAAAGCAATAATTATGTGGCGAATTTGCAGTATGGAAATAAAATCAACGATATTTCATTTAATACAGCTCTGGCATTCTTTGGTACAACCGGGATTCCTGATCGCGGCGGAAAAGAAAGAGTAACCAACTTCCATGGAAATATGAATTGGGAGATAAGCAGAAGGATGACATTAGTTACCGGAGTTACAGCTATAACTGGTATGCGTGAATTCATCGGGATTATTGAACCGGGATCACCAAAAATATTAAACCGGGAAGAAAAATTCGATCCTTTACATACATGGATTACCTATGCAAAACTTAATTACAGGGGGAATAAAGGTACACAAACCGAACTGCAAACAAATTTTTCATTCCGCGATGCAAATTACGAGAACTATAATATTCAGCAGGAAACAACAACCACCCATCATGATAAAGACTGGGAGTATGGATTTAATCTTTTACATAGCCGTTTCATAGGACATTCAAATACTTTCAGTATCGGAACACTTTACAGTCACTGGGTAGCTCCCGATGGAAAACGGTATTATGCCGGCCGCCGTTGTGATGTAAATACCTGGTCAGGAGTAATAGCAGATGAACAGAAATTTGGGCGAATTTTACTGGATGCCGGGTTCAGGCTTATTGGTGGGTATATCAACGAATGGGGTGGGTTTGGAATTGAAGGCAGTGCTGCCGGATTCCAGGATGTTCCTTCTATTACCAACGAGTCTGCACCGATAGAATGGCAATCTGCTTTTGGTCTTAATGTTGTGCAATCACCCGTCTCTTCAATACATTATAATTTTTCCGGAGGCACCGTTGCTCCCCGAAAAGGAAGTGTTACTGCACAGGGAACGACTCCACAAAATGAAGGCCGGATGCAACACAATTTAGGACTCAGAATAAAAAGCCAAAATATTGAAGAAATAACCATCTCCACATTTTTTACCCAAAGAAAAAATGCACTCGATTTAAGCGGCGAAACGGCATTTTCTGAGAATGACATCATTGTGGAGTTGTACGAGAATAAAGACAAAAGAAGTTACGGTATTGAACTGGCGGCGCAGATGAATATTCCTATCATTCACAGTTCTGTTTTTGGCAATACAACATTTATGAAAAATGAGAAAGTTTCTGACAATAAAATGGTTGATGATAAAAAGTTACCAAATGTAATTTTAAATGGCGGATTTATGTACGAACATTCCGGAGTGGATGCCAACCTTTTTATCCATTATACTGGCCCGTATTTTAATAATCGGTTTGTAGATCCAAAATGGACAAACGAAAATGGTGATTATCCATTGGGTGATTTCGTTAAAGTAGATTTTAATTGCGGGTACACTTTTTCCGGTAAAATAAAGACACGGATTTTTATGGAAGTGAAAAACTTACTCAACAAAAAATATGAAACGGTTGCGGGCTATCCCGATCAAGGAAGGCTATTTTTGATGGGAGTAAAACTGGATTATTAA
- a CDS encoding ABC transporter ATP-binding protein gives MLEINHISKKYVKGKETYTALDNVSLKIESGDFIAVVGPSGSGKSTLLHTVGGLIRPDSGQVLFRGKSVYKMDSHEVNKYRRKNVGFVFQQFHLIPYLTVYENIKLTEIELENENGSIEATLEKCALLPLKNKYPSELSVGEKQRTAFVRAIISNPEILLADEPTGNLDPGNSQILMSLIKEFRENGGTVLLVSHEAETTNYANRIVTLRAGKLL, from the coding sequence ATGTTGGAAATCAATCATATCTCAAAAAAATATGTAAAAGGCAAAGAAACATATACTGCTCTGGATAATGTATCCCTGAAAATTGAAAGTGGTGATTTTATTGCGGTTGTTGGCCCGAGTGGTTCAGGAAAATCGACTTTACTTCACACTGTTGGAGGCCTGATAAGACCTGATTCAGGTCAGGTTTTATTTCGGGGAAAGAGCGTTTATAAAATGGACAGCCATGAGGTCAATAAGTACCGAAGAAAAAATGTGGGTTTTGTTTTTCAGCAGTTTCACTTAATACCATACTTAACTGTGTATGAAAACATAAAACTAACTGAAATTGAGTTAGAAAATGAAAATGGCAGCATTGAAGCGACTCTGGAAAAATGTGCTCTTTTGCCGCTGAAAAACAAATACCCTTCAGAATTGAGTGTCGGTGAAAAACAGCGAACAGCTTTTGTACGTGCTATTATTTCAAATCCCGAAATCCTTCTCGCCGATGAACCTACCGGAAATCTGGATCCGGGAAACAGCCAAATTTTAATGTCGTTAATAAAAGAATTTCGCGAGAATGGCGGAACGGTATTATTGGTTTCGCACGAGGCAGAAACAACAAATTATGCAAATAGAATCGTCACTCTGCGTGCGGGCAAACTTTTATAA
- a CDS encoding ABC transporter permease, whose protein sequence is MNPIKLVFKELFYRKVSSLIILVTVIAASTVSVSIYTLSKASENETRKIMREQGLNLYIFPKGTNLIDFYSVNNTPTFPEDYIDTLAESKTFDAVRHLTGILQLKYPDWIDPNGSKHQIIVMGYKDEAMQRFLSKQETMGFDVEKGTVHVGALLSVNIPEGEKFKIVGNDGEPYEFEIAKRLDEGKGMLDQGVAFHLADLQQILNMKGQINKIEALGCVCHDGRINNARSQIQNIFSDMEVTEVSSIADARENQRLMMNKYGSFIIPFILIISMLISALLFYANVSNRKYEIGIMRAMGKSKSFVLLIFLLKAFIIGLLGSIAGFFIGSLIAEYFGKEIFRFTAMSIKPLWNLFGYSVLIFPVLWMLASWIPALLATQIDAAKTLSKE, encoded by the coding sequence ATGAATCCGATTAAACTCGTATTTAAAGAACTTTTTTACCGCAAAGTCAGTTCGCTGATCATCCTGGTAACAGTAATTGCGGCCAGCACGGTATCTGTTTCCATTTACACATTAAGTAAGGCCAGCGAGAACGAGACTCGAAAAATAATGCGTGAACAGGGTTTGAATTTGTATATCTTCCCCAAAGGGACTAACCTAATTGATTTCTATTCAGTAAACAACACACCGACATTTCCTGAAGACTATATAGATACACTGGCAGAGTCGAAAACTTTCGATGCGGTCAGACATCTTACCGGGATTCTTCAGCTCAAATACCCTGACTGGATTGATCCAAATGGTTCAAAACACCAGATTATTGTAATGGGCTACAAAGACGAAGCGATGCAACGTTTTTTGTCGAAACAGGAAACAATGGGATTTGATGTGGAAAAAGGTACTGTTCATGTCGGGGCACTTTTATCAGTGAATATCCCGGAGGGTGAAAAATTTAAAATTGTGGGGAACGATGGCGAACCTTACGAGTTCGAAATTGCCAAAAGACTGGACGAAGGAAAGGGAATGTTAGATCAGGGCGTGGCGTTTCACCTGGCCGATCTTCAGCAAATTCTTAACATGAAAGGCCAAATTAACAAAATAGAAGCTTTGGGATGTGTATGTCACGACGGCAGGATAAATAATGCCCGAAGTCAGATACAAAATATTTTTTCTGATATGGAAGTTACAGAGGTGAGCAGCATTGCTGATGCACGTGAAAATCAACGTCTGATGATGAATAAATACGGCTCTTTTATTATTCCTTTTATATTGATAATTTCAATGCTCATTTCCGCATTGCTTTTTTACGCCAATGTTAGTAACAGGAAATATGAAATTGGCATTATGAGAGCGATGGGAAAAAGCAAATCATTTGTGCTCTTAATTTTCCTTTTGAAAGCTTTTATTATAGGGCTATTAGGAAGTATTGCCGGTTTTTTTATTGGCAGCCTAATCGCTGAATATTTTGGAAAAGAGATTTTCCGATTTACAGCTATGTCCATCAAACCGCTTTGGAATCTGTTTGGATACAGTGTGTTGATTTTTCCGGTTTTATGGATGCTGGCAAGTTGGATACCGGCTCTTTTGGCAACACAAATCGATGCAGCAAAAACACTTAGCAAGGAATAG